DNA from Plectropomus leopardus isolate mb chromosome 11, YSFRI_Pleo_2.0, whole genome shotgun sequence:
aaaaaataacactgtaTTTTTCAAGTGGTAGTATCAATGTCATGTGTCTGTAAGTAGGTCTGTTATTATGGATCTAAATTCCTGAACGAAAAGAAACATTCATAAGGGTTAATATCAtgatttgcattatttttagaCTGGTGCAGGGCCCTGTAACTACCCCCAACAAATTTTACACAGTTGGACAAGAAACATCAGATTCTGTTTATTTGAGATCAATATATTCAAATAACATCTCTTCACATGTCTTCTTTGAAAAGAGATGGTATTGTCAGCCTGCATGCTGTTAGTTTAAAACTTAAACGGATGAAGTGGATCTTGACTAATGATTTTGCAGTGCACTACTTGGCCTTCTCAGaattgaaaacatttacaaatgaacgttttttgctgtgtgtgtgtgtgtgtgtgtgtgtgtgtgtgcgcgcgtgcgcaTCTTTCCCTGCAGAGCTAAAAACATCCCTCACCAACTTCATCGAGAGTGAGACTATCCTTGATtttgacagagaggcagagctgGCCCTGCAGAGACTCACAACAGGAGATGTTGATGTAAACCAGCTCACAAATGCATGGACCAGGTCTTATGTGGAGGTAATAACACCTTTCAGTATGTTACTGTGCCTAAAAACTAACATCAGCGTTTTTACTCAACAGAAGCTGCTCATAACACAAGTTCTCATATCAGTATCTACAGCAGTAATACTCATCTTAGGGcctgagggccaaatctggcccctgatagggtgtcGGGCggccccaaaccattttctaaattataataaaaatgaagagaTTCACActggaattgtttttttgttgtttttttttaacttttagtaTACATTAAGTGCGagagtgcataaaaacagcatcaatatagaccttatttatcaaaaaaaagtgccagcggAGGATCCCCACCACTcccagacagaggtcctagttCACTGCCTAATTTCTTAATAtccctaaaaatgttctaaaattctagaaacatcttaaaatcctagaaacatgtatggggctgcagCAAATGGCCCTTGACCTCCTGTCGTGttgcaaaagtgccccccaaATAAAGCTAAAGTAAAGTACTGTTGTACAGTATGATCATGGGAGGCTATTGGCAGATTCAGTATAGTgttaaggatttatttggatTTATCTACATAATTTCTGACAAAAAAGTGACATAGTGTTGTGGTTGTCGAAGGgctgttgacaaaaaaaaaccatacatTTGTATTGGTAAGATATCATTAGATTGAATAATAATGCCATAAACATAATTAGTCTTTCATTGACTGAGTGAGATAGATCATCCTCATAGAGTTAACCTGTTTGTTTGGAGACCCTGTTACAAATTAATAACCtcaacatgttatatttaaatatccaGTTTAGAATATCTAATACAGAAAACCCAACTCTCATAAATATTTATCACTATTACtaagaaaattaaacaactcTACATGGCATCTAAACTTCTCTGTTCTTACGTTAGTTTGTGTTTCTGGGACGGCTCAGAAATGCTGTTTTGGATCATGATTATATTTGATTCTGTACATAAATTGTAAAAGAGCTTTAGGAAGGCATTTCTGTGATTAATGCGTATTCATAATGTGGGCAGCATGTTTTATTCTTGGCAGATGTTAGTTAAGTTAATTTCAGACACTGGCTGCTCAACATATCCTGATCGTATATCCACTACTCCATGTTTCGGTTGGTACACAGCAGACTCAGGATCTGCTTCATTGCCAAGTAGGAtttcacatacaaggaatttgctttCTTGTTTCTGTGCAAGGacaagaaatataaaatattaaacaatactatttaataaaatgtgtacAATGTAACTGTCTAAGCAGGAATATGTTCAGATATAAGCAGTGTGTCAGAAGTGTCCTCGAATGCTCCCGCTAACTTTGGGCCAGTCACGGAtcattaaagtaatttaaacaGAAGTAGTGCAGTGCATCTGCAAATTGATTATTCATGAGTTCccgtggaaaaaaaagcctgcgTGCTGCGTTTAATGTCTCTCCATTGCACTTGGTTACCCTTTGATGCCTTTTTCTCCAGAGATCCAATATGTTGTGGCGGTTGTACATATTTGAGAGAAGGGTCATCACTTTCATGTTATGGATCAATATAAAACAGTCTAGTGAGACGCAAATGTAGACTTTTTGGTTTCTAATTAAATAAAGTATGGTCTTTTCTCCTACACATGTCTTTGATAGTGACCATCTGTTATCTGGTGTTTAAAGAAGAGCAATAAGATCTTCGGGATTTACCCTTCAAAATTCAGGAGTCTAAACTGGGCTGTGACTAGCTCagatattcataaaaaaaagacaaaggctGCCTCAGCTTCTGTTGTGAAGCCCCTCTGACCCAGTGCACAGGACCGGCTACCGTTTGCATTTTACTGCagtcacacagaaatacacatgGAAGCTTTCCAGTCCGTCGTGTTTGCTGCCTGAAGATTCCTGAGCCTGTATAAATAGAGGAGTTTCAGATTCTAATACTGTTCTGTTGCTTTACTAATTATGGATGGGGTAAGTGACCTGGTTTACTGAGCGgagcaaaacattaaaaaagtgttgACATCTTATTTTGACTTCCTGTGACCACAGGAAATTTGGTCATCCCACATATATTGCTACATAAATGCATTACCACGATTATAATGGGGTGCCcattagctcacctggtagagcgtgTACCCCAGATACCGAGACTGTGTCCTGCAGTGGCCTGGGATCAAGTCCAACCAAGGGGCCCTTTGCTGCGAGTCATGTCCTCTTTGTCTTCACTTGTACTattaaatacagacaaaaaacaaaccaaaaaaatctttaaaaaagaagaagacaattGTATCATGTTTTCATGGGGAAAAATATTTgccctgtttttctgaattaacatGATAATCATCCCAgaatttggaaatgttttttttatgaaaaaacaaacaatttttttaattaacaagatttttttataaaagcttCTGACAATTCTGAGATAATAGTCTCACCGAGTCAGAAAAAATAGTTGAGATAATAACCTtgttatttaataaaacaaaacgaGCAGATATTTCTTTCACAAATTCTTTTCTCATAATGCAAGAATTTCactaattcagaaaaaaagacttcaggagataaaacatttttaattcataGAAACAAGCAGATATTTTTACATGATAACCTTTCTCATAATGCTGAGATAAAAAGTGAATGCATTATGGTTCTGTAGAGTGCATAGAGTGGCCATGCTGTATTTCCTTGCCTTTGTGTTGCAGTTAAgagttttaaatatttctcttcATTCCTCCATCACTGATCAGACTACACTGGAGCATGCTCGACCTGAAGAGCCCAGTTGGGACGAGGACTTTGCAGATGTTTACCACGAGCTTATCCACTCCCCAGCCTCAGATACCCTTCTCAACCTGGAGCACAACTACTTTGTTAGCATCTCCGAGCTCATcagtgagagagacatggaGATTAAGAAGCTGCAGGAAAGGTTGGTGTTGGGGATTATTGCCTCGGGATTTCCTGcacatgctgtatttttctccatattttctttttaaattcagtgcaTTGCTAAAGCTGTATTCGGCTTCTGTATTCTTGCAGTGCTTTTTGGTTTATTTGGTCTTAGTCCTTTTTGTGTTGATGCGCACACATGCACCGATggttaacatttgtttttttgcataaagaTAGGCTGTACAAATCAGAATATGAATCAGTCTGGGATGAGCAGGTGGATGTTTCTTTTGaacttttctttactttgcatttagcttttaagatattttcttgtatttattgcACTGCTGATCTGCATATTTTGCTCATGATTGGAGAATGACTAAGTTGCAGTTTACCTTGAAAGCTAAACAGAAAATCATTGGCCTTATTATTCTTCCTGTGACAAATCAGGTATTGCCTTTCTGTTTCTGAAGCCATCCAACCTGTGGTTTTATCAGTTTGTGTTGGAATGATATTTTGTGAATATTGGTGATGTATTCTCACTTATTCACGAGTTGTATAAATTACAATGTATTTTTCCATCAGTTTAAtcaattaatatttttctgtctggCAGGCAAGCAGCTGAAATGGACAAAGTGATGCATGAGCTGGGGAATACATTGAGTGACCAGGATGTAAACGCAGTTGCCTCTCAACACTTTGATGCTCAGCAGGTAAAAAAGAAGTCGTGGAGCTCTGTAGCAGTGTTAAGAGCAGGTGCACCTTGATCCCAgtgcaaaatgatcatttcactACAGAAATGTTGGGGGATTCACTTAGTGCATTTTTCATGTACACATTTGGATTTGTCCTCACCTGCTTAGTAGGAACATGTGTTTGTcatatttctctgtttgattttgtcttttttgagcAGGTGTTGGAGAATAAGTGGGCCAGTGAGCTGAAGCAAGTTACTggtattcaaaaacatgagtatCAGGAGTGGGTTATCAAACTGCACCAGGACCTGCAGAAATCTACCAACAGCAGCCAAATCAAGTGAGTCTGTGTTTGTATACACTCAGACAAACAGTctgttacattttgtatttgtgtttatacTGATGCATTAATAAGCACAGCTGCCACCTGCAGGCGTACTTTACACTCATATACACCTGAACAGGCTCTTTCATTTCTGTGAGAAATGGCCAGTTATATATACATGGGGAGCTGGTCCCCATCCATGGAGCCCAATCTGTAGCACCACCACgtttctgcagtagcccagaaaagataaaccaaacactggctctagctAGGGCCTTTCATATTTTTGTGGCAGGctctgtagttagcagcccctctgcaacgAGCCAAACAGTGTCGGGaaagcagtttgtgtttttgctgctttaaatcaccaagtacatttgtttttgagaagaAGAGagctctgtggataatttggctcttgCTGAAAACCTAAAGGTCTGGACCTTCAGGAATCAGCATCAAAGAAAAATTGTTGGTTTGgtgaggaagagacctctgcagatcaTTTGGCTTCcattaaaaatctccaaaacaatgaacactgaagaaatccTAAATGGGAGTTCACACTTGCAACACAAGttaagtttcagctggttgcaattcTCACcacaagatgccactaaatcccacacactgctaCGTTACATATCCCTTATGTAAATCATGCTCCTGTAAAAAGTCTCACAGAATCTTGACTAGAGGTCAAACTGACCCTTAACTAACAGGATCTCAACAGCTGcacttcagcagcagctctaATTCAAAACCCGACGTGTCTGCTGGCCCTTTGAAGTACAGACTGCATTTACATAGAAATTGAAGTGATTACGAGAGGTCAAAAACTCATCTTAGTTTGACTGATGCTCAGCCTTGTAGCATCAGTTATGACTGGCATCTTGGGATAAGACTTGGGGAAAAAACTAATAGTGGTTAACAGTAATGTGGTCCGGCAGAGTGGTGGTTTAAATTCAGGTCCTGCACTCCCTCTGCATATATTAGATATTCcatcaaaacacagaaaccacCAGGACCTGTATGCTAAGAGCTTCTCAGACAATGTGCTGACcctgcatcagttttttttctaatgatgAATATCATTATGTTGTGATGTGTGGGTGGAACTTAATACTTCTAAATCAGCACTTTGAATACTTTGTAAATATGCAATTTTAAAGCTGTAGCCCAAAAAGGATTTCAGGTTGGAATTGTGTTTCCTTTGATACTGTTTTGTAATTTATGTACATGAAGTGCTAAAATTAAACTTTGAGTCCATATAACTGAATAAACTGTGTACtacagtttttattgttttatggtttttaacatccaaaaagtatttacaaaacatgcagctttcattataaaaaatgtgaaaaatgcctgttgaataatgtgtttttctgggCAGTATAAAaagaattttagaaaatatataatctCATGTCGCCTACTTTTCACTTTTGCCTTGGATCAAACTCTTCAGATTCTGTCAGTTCTGTCCTTAAATCTATAAATGATGCACCAGATGTGCTATTTTTGATAGATATCTTTACTAATTGATATGTTTGCATGATTGATTTTCAGTGAGGAGATTAAGGTGCAGCCTAGCCAGCTGTCAGAGCTGGCAGATTCTGGGGCCAGGATGTTTGAGGAGCAGCCTCAGCTGGAGGAGAGTTTCACCATACACTTAGGTGCTTCACTTTGACATGCTCTctaaatatttgtatataataagtatgtaaatatttattaaatgtggTTAAGACATGACTTGATTAGCATCTTCtgcatttattatatatatatgtatattgtatgtgatatatttatactgtatgtgatatatatattttgtatatcaGGAGCACAACTAAAAACAATGCACAACCTGCGACTGGTGCGAGCAGACGTGCTGGACTTCTGTAAGCACCGGCGGCACGGCAGCGGTGGAGCAAAGCTAAGGCGGCTGCAGACGGCCCTTTCGCTCTACTCCTCCTCACTCTGTGGCCTGGTGCTGTTGGTCGACAACAGGGTCAACTCCTACAGTGGCATCAAGAGAGGTCAGGGGACAGATTTTTCGATCTACATAAAGATGTTGTCACTTGGACTACCTTGCTGATGTTGTCTTGTAATGAGATTAAAATTTGCGTTTGGCAGTCTCCTGCTGGTTGGTCAGTATGTTTCTGCAATAGTAGTGCTTTTTTGGAACTCTATATTGTGAGAATGAAACTATGCTTTCACTCCTCTTTAAAAGATTTGTTTAAAGACCAGGGCACTCTGATCCTTAAACTTGTATATTTTTAGAGCTGGAGTACAGTAT
Protein-coding regions in this window:
- the c11h12orf4 gene encoding protein C12orf4 homolog — translated: MKKNKGKVSSTAEKEFVFEFKAGKNNCVLKVPLHFPVQENISDLHGRLMLLHKIPCYIENELKTSLTNFIESETILDFDREAELALQRLTTGDVDVNQLTNAWTRSYVETTLEHARPEEPSWDEDFADVYHELIHSPASDTLLNLEHNYFVSISELISERDMEIKKLQERQAAEMDKVMHELGNTLSDQDVNAVASQHFDAQQVLENKWASELKQVTGIQKHEYQEWVIKLHQDLQKSTNSSQINEEIKVQPSQLSELADSGARMFEEQPQLEESFTIHLGAQLKTMHNLRLVRADVLDFCKHRRHGSGGAKLRRLQTALSLYSSSLCGLVLLVDNRVNSYSGIKRDFATVAKECTDFHFPCLEEQLDEVQQVVLYARAQRSSKHKDQPEIPRNGGDDKSKNVERNPSNILPGEFYISRHSNLSEVHVVFHLCVDDNVRSGNITARDPAIMGLRNILKVCCTHDITTVTVPLLLVHDMSEEMTIPWCLKRAELVFKCVKGFMMEMASWDGGISRTVQFLVPKSISEEMFYQLSNMLPQIFRVSSTLTLTSKH